A DNA window from Bacteroides cellulosilyticus contains the following coding sequences:
- a CDS encoding DMT family transporter, producing MNTKVKGYILGAVAAATYGMNPLFTLPLYKEGMNPDSVLFFRYLFAIPILGIMLKARGRSFSLKRKEILPLVILGWLVAISSLTLFQSYNYMEAGIASTILFVYPILVALIMAVAFKEKVTLQTVLCIFLALSGIGLLYKGGDGTTLSLVGVGLVMASALSYAIYIVGVNRPILKDVATLKVTFYVLLFGLSLFLVRVDFGQSLHVVDKWYLWGNLIALAIFPTAISFLCTTQAVQYIGSTPTAILGALEPVTAVFFGVTIFGESLTPRLCCGIVLIILAVTFIIAGSNITTHLVRFRKLFPRLPLKHTPK from the coding sequence ATGAATACGAAGGTCAAAGGATATATATTGGGAGCTGTTGCTGCCGCCACTTATGGTATGAATCCCCTCTTTACCCTTCCGCTATATAAGGAAGGTATGAATCCGGATTCCGTTCTTTTCTTCAGATACCTGTTTGCCATTCCCATCTTGGGGATTATGCTCAAAGCGAGAGGCAGAAGTTTCAGTCTGAAACGGAAAGAAATATTGCCGTTAGTCATACTGGGATGGTTGGTTGCCATATCTTCTCTTACCCTGTTTCAAAGCTACAACTATATGGAAGCCGGTATTGCCTCAACGATACTGTTTGTCTATCCGATTTTGGTAGCACTGATTATGGCTGTCGCCTTCAAAGAGAAAGTCACATTACAAACAGTCTTATGTATCTTTCTAGCCCTAAGCGGTATAGGGTTACTTTACAAAGGAGGTGACGGTACAACCCTCAGTCTGGTTGGCGTTGGGTTAGTCATGGCATCAGCCCTCTCCTACGCTATCTATATTGTGGGGGTAAACCGGCCGATATTAAAAGACGTGGCAACACTTAAAGTCACTTTTTATGTATTGCTTTTCGGCCTGTCGCTCTTTTTAGTCCGTGTAGATTTCGGGCAAAGCCTGCACGTTGTCGATAAATGGTATTTATGGGGGAATCTGATTGCATTAGCTATCTTCCCTACAGCTATATCCTTTCTCTGTACGACGCAAGCCGTGCAATATATAGGTTCCACTCCTACAGCTATCCTTGGAGCTTTGGAACCTGTAACGGCCGTATTCTTCGGAGTAACGATCTTCGGGGAAAGCCTGACACCGAGATTGTGTTGCGGAATTGTATTGATTATCCTGGCTGTGACGTTTATTATAGCCGGAAGCAATATTACAACACATTTGGTACGGTTCAGGAAGTTGTTTCCACGATTGCCTTTGAAACACACTCCCAAATAG
- a CDS encoding response regulator encodes MERLETQTCNGDSTSFEKEMSALLHEQIFLTDSVFARLPMGVEIYDASGILRCLNERARLMYGVELDAVINKVNLFKSPYMNEVLLAKIQSGEDIVLEFEYDFDRVNKEYFRTSNKNTIIYEVKVVPITNKKGTIVGHILLTNDVTSTKEAEYRTEESKKNLEMAMEAANMSSWVYDVYKMEFGVLHGNSVFKSGMSLEQLLPTLHPQDCAPLRELFSRLINKEVRQGQLTVRVFNEQEGEFRHYESRMRLSTEHFGKLQIVGTLLDVTEKIRMGKKTQDLLIKRELAMKVNDIVHWDFNVQTQKFESYNDPVNDYASDKLVSLEEYLNVIHPEDRSLVNDALQSMLLGRNMNINLTCRIQTRYDDTWQYCNITGVPFEFGEAGEVIRYTGFRQNISKLHQLNEELKERNYKMELTFKTVGMSYWDYDVKTRQYRSFNDPVNDFNPERAIMPEDYLDAAHPEDTERVRENMIGMSVGQYKEFSLQYRSRTKWDQDWQTLIVTGLPSERDKKGNVIRYTGIAFNNTKWEKMAQELKELKDKAELSDRLKSAFLANMSHEIRTPLNAIVGFSELLVDSDDPDEKKEYWHIIESNNDLLLRLINDILDLSKIESGIIDRKRERFNLTQLCNELYVMMRSKILNADVELVQDNPCTECWIFLDSNRLKQVWMNFLTNAIKYTRSGYIRMGYSVENEGIRFYVEDTGAGIPKDLQDRVFGRFQKLNEFVQGTGLGLAISRAIIEAADGEIGFISEQGIGSTFWAWILCEIFQHGDVGCPETSLSSRCPVLSEGGDRKLKILVAEDNDSNFLLVRNILKDYDLLRVTNGVEAVEEIRNGRFDFVLMDLKMPVMDGLVATRKIREFNSDIPIVALTANAFDADRASAMDAGCNAFLSKPVKQKQLFELLSGACR; translated from the coding sequence ATGGAACGACTGGAAACACAAACTTGCAATGGAGATAGTACATCTTTTGAAAAAGAGATGTCGGCATTGTTACATGAACAGATTTTCTTGACAGATAGCGTGTTTGCCCGTCTGCCGATGGGTGTGGAAATTTACGATGCGTCAGGCATACTCCGTTGTTTAAACGAGCGGGCACGACTTATGTATGGTGTTGAACTCGATGCGGTAATAAACAAAGTCAATCTGTTTAAAAGTCCCTATATGAACGAGGTGCTTTTAGCGAAGATTCAATCCGGGGAAGACATTGTGCTTGAATTTGAGTATGATTTCGACCGGGTGAATAAAGAGTATTTCCGTACTTCCAATAAAAATACCATTATCTACGAGGTCAAGGTTGTTCCGATTACTAATAAGAAGGGGACTATTGTAGGCCATATATTGCTCACCAATGATGTGACTTCTACCAAAGAGGCGGAGTATCGGACTGAAGAAAGCAAGAAAAATCTGGAGATGGCGATGGAGGCTGCGAATATGTCTTCATGGGTATACGACGTGTACAAAATGGAGTTCGGGGTATTGCATGGAAATTCTGTTTTCAAAAGTGGTATGTCCTTGGAGCAATTGTTACCGACGCTTCATCCGCAGGACTGCGCTCCCTTGAGGGAACTCTTTTCCCGGCTGATAAACAAAGAAGTCCGGCAGGGACAGCTCACAGTACGTGTTTTTAATGAGCAGGAAGGAGAATTCCGGCATTATGAAAGTCGTATGCGGCTTTCGACCGAGCATTTTGGCAAATTGCAGATCGTAGGTACCTTGCTGGATGTAACTGAAAAGATCCGGATGGGCAAAAAGACACAAGATCTTTTGATTAAACGTGAATTGGCCATGAAGGTTAATGATATAGTTCATTGGGATTTCAATGTACAGACGCAAAAATTCGAATCTTACAATGACCCGGTGAACGATTATGCTTCTGATAAGTTGGTATCCTTGGAAGAGTACTTGAATGTGATTCATCCCGAAGATAGGTCTTTGGTCAATGATGCATTGCAATCTATGCTGTTGGGGCGGAATATGAATATAAATCTTACCTGCCGCATTCAGACCAGGTATGATGATACATGGCAATATTGCAATATTACGGGTGTGCCTTTCGAATTCGGAGAGGCAGGAGAGGTTATCCGCTATACCGGATTTAGACAGAATATTTCCAAACTCCACCAGTTGAACGAAGAGCTTAAAGAACGGAACTACAAGATGGAACTGACTTTCAAAACTGTTGGTATGTCCTATTGGGATTACGATGTAAAGACCCGGCAATATCGATCATTCAATGATCCAGTGAATGATTTTAATCCCGAAAGAGCAATTATGCCCGAGGATTATTTGGATGCTGCTCATCCTGAGGATACGGAACGTGTTCGTGAAAATATGATCGGCATGTCTGTCGGGCAGTATAAGGAATTTTCGCTTCAGTATCGCTCCCGTACCAAATGGGATCAGGATTGGCAGACATTGATTGTTACCGGGCTTCCATCTGAACGCGACAAGAAGGGAAATGTCATTCGCTATACCGGTATCGCTTTCAACAACACGAAGTGGGAAAAAATGGCTCAGGAGCTGAAGGAGCTGAAGGATAAGGCCGAACTCTCCGACCGGCTGAAATCGGCATTCCTGGCCAATATGAGTCATGAAATACGTACACCATTGAATGCTATTGTAGGATTCTCCGAATTGTTGGTCGATAGTGACGACCCGGATGAAAAGAAGGAGTATTGGCATATCATCGAGTCCAACAATGACTTGTTACTGCGACTTATCAATGACATTCTGGATCTTTCGAAAATTGAGTCGGGAATTATTGACCGGAAACGGGAACGGTTTAACCTGACGCAACTGTGCAATGAACTCTATGTGATGATGCGGTCGAAGATTCTGAATGCTGATGTGGAGTTGGTTCAAGATAATCCTTGTACTGAATGTTGGATTTTTCTCGATAGTAACCGGCTTAAGCAAGTATGGATGAATTTCCTGACCAATGCGATAAAATATACCAGATCGGGATATATCAGAATGGGATACTCTGTTGAAAATGAAGGAATCCGGTTTTATGTAGAGGATACAGGGGCAGGTATCCCTAAAGATTTGCAGGATAGGGTTTTCGGTCGCTTTCAGAAGCTAAATGAATTTGTTCAAGGTACAGGACTTGGATTGGCAATCTCCCGGGCAATTATTGAAGCTGCGGATGGAGAGATCGGATTCATTTCTGAGCAGGGGATTGGATCAACCTTTTGGGCATGGATTCTATGTGAAATCTTTCAGCATGGAGATGTCGGTTGTCCGGAAACATCTCTTTCAAGCCGTTGTCCGGTGCTTAGCGAAGGCGGTGACAGGAAACTCAAAATATTGGTGGCCGAAGATAACGACAGCAATTTTTTGTTAGTGCGGAATATTCTTAAGGATTACGACTTGTTACGGGTGACCAATGGTGTAGAGGCTGTTGAGGAGATTCGTAATGGGAGGTTTGATTTCGTGCTTATGGATTTGAAAATGCCTGTCATGGACGGTTTGGTAGCGACTCGGAAAATTCGGGAGTTCAATAGTGACATCCCGATTGTAGCACTTACAGCCAATGCTTTTGATGCTGACCGTGCCAGTGCTATGGATGCCGGATGTAACGCTTTCTTGTCAAAACCGGTAAAACAGAAGCAACTGTTTGAACTTCTTTCAGGGGCCTGTCGGTAA
- a CDS encoding DUF1062 domain-containing protein, whose protein sequence is METTITWEVKVKNTPLLIKKCSHCDSNRFYCSDKFRMNAQKKNIDVWLIYRCVKCDNTCNLTLLSRSKPDLIDKTLFQSFSMNDKDAAWKYAFSTEMERKNNLRLDYGSVEYEVVPDTSLEDLLNLSNEVIKIYIKCEFEFDLKLSSLIRRYFSLSANQVKRMFDDGIITISGNKPPQKHKVKDGDMILIQKEKLDKSVNRSVHDIG, encoded by the coding sequence ATGGAGACAACAATTACATGGGAAGTAAAGGTGAAGAATACCCCTTTATTAATTAAGAAGTGCAGCCACTGCGATAGTAACCGATTTTATTGTAGCGACAAGTTCAGGATGAATGCTCAAAAGAAGAACATAGATGTATGGTTGATTTACAGATGCGTGAAGTGCGACAACACTTGTAACCTCACTTTGTTATCACGCAGTAAACCGGATTTGATTGACAAGACATTATTCCAGAGTTTTTCAATGAATGATAAAGATGCGGCCTGGAAGTATGCTTTTTCTACTGAAATGGAAAGAAAGAATAACCTGAGGCTGGATTATGGTAGCGTAGAATATGAAGTCGTTCCTGATACCTCATTGGAAGATTTACTGAATCTATCCAATGAGGTTATCAAAATCTACATCAAGTGCGAGTTTGAGTTTGATCTCAAATTATCATCATTAATCAGAAGATATTTCTCACTCTCTGCCAATCAGGTGAAACGTATGTTCGATGATGGTATAATTACCATTTCAGGCAACAAACCGCCTCAGAAGCATAAAGTGAAAGATGGAGATATGATTCTGATACAAAAAGAGAAATTAGATAAGTCTGTCAACCGTTCCGTCCATGATATAGGGTAA
- a CDS encoding CatB-related O-acetyltransferase, translated as MNTKTYPRTNDYQTIYLNTIIKDSNIIVGDYTIYNDFVNDPTQFEKNNVLYHYPINQDRLIIGKFCSIACGAKFLFNSANHTLKSLSNYTFPLFFEEWGLDKKNVASAWDNKGDIIIDNDVWIGYEAVIMAGVHIGDGAVIAARAVVTKDVPPYTIVGGTPARKIRMRFEEETIARLQQIQWWNWPVEKIRQSLPYIMDGTVDRLI; from the coding sequence ATGAATACGAAAACATATCCGCGTACCAACGATTATCAGACTATCTATCTGAATACCATAATCAAGGATTCGAATATCATAGTTGGTGATTACACCATTTACAATGACTTTGTAAATGATCCGACTCAATTTGAGAAGAATAATGTTCTCTATCATTATCCTATCAATCAAGACCGCCTAATTATCGGAAAATTCTGTTCTATTGCCTGTGGGGCAAAGTTTCTTTTTAACAGTGCCAACCATACATTGAAATCCTTGTCCAACTACACATTCCCCTTATTCTTTGAAGAATGGGGATTGGATAAGAAGAATGTAGCCTCAGCATGGGATAATAAAGGTGATATCATTATAGACAATGATGTCTGGATAGGTTATGAAGCCGTAATTATGGCAGGCGTGCATATAGGAGATGGAGCTGTTATCGCAGCCCGGGCAGTGGTAACTAAAGATGTTCCTCCCTACACCATAGTAGGAGGAACACCTGCCAGAAAAATACGGATGCGATTTGAGGAAGAGACAATCGCCAGGTTACAACAGATACAATGGTGGAACTGGCCTGTTGAGAAGATACGTCAGTCCTTACCCTATATCATGGACGGAACGGTTGACAGACTTATCTAA
- a CDS encoding GyrI-like domain-containing protein, translated as MNIQEKSKIEYRSRINRVMDYIDMHLGQPLELKGIAEIANFSPFHFHRIFTFLIGETPIDYIQRLRVEKAAWKLQNEPSLPVTEIAYSCGFGSISLFSRTFKKYFDITPTQFGKEEKPIYAHHGMLFSKNGQMLRKNLTSKTDYDSDLCEVELNNIYFMKANIEIKEMPEMQAIYCRHIGPFLLIVQAYEKVIKWAEPRGLYTQNVTKTATVTHDDPSVTELDKIRQSACIIVNEDVKVEGEIGKMVIPGGKYVVGHFEIGTDEFQKSWNTMCKWFTESGYQQADGCTYELYHNSHRTHPENKHIVDICIPIKPL; from the coding sequence ATGAATATACAAGAAAAGAGTAAAATAGAGTATCGTTCCAGGATTAACCGGGTGATGGATTACATAGATATGCACCTCGGCCAGCCACTCGAACTAAAGGGCATTGCCGAAATAGCCAACTTCTCACCTTTTCATTTCCACAGGATATTCACATTCCTGATAGGAGAAACGCCCATCGACTATATACAACGTCTCCGGGTGGAAAAAGCGGCATGGAAATTACAGAACGAACCGTCATTGCCTGTCACGGAAATCGCATATAGCTGTGGTTTCGGAAGCATATCCTTATTCAGCAGGACTTTCAAGAAATATTTCGATATCACTCCCACGCAATTCGGTAAAGAGGAAAAGCCTATCTATGCACATCATGGGATGCTGTTTAGCAAGAATGGGCAAATGCTCCGCAAGAATTTGACAAGCAAGACGGATTATGATTCCGACCTTTGCGAAGTAGAACTAAATAACATTTATTTTATGAAAGCAAACATCGAAATCAAAGAAATGCCGGAAATGCAAGCGATTTATTGTCGGCACATCGGCCCGTTCCTCCTGATTGTTCAGGCTTATGAGAAAGTAATCAAATGGGCTGAACCGAGAGGACTGTACACCCAGAATGTAACCAAAACGGCTACGGTGACTCATGATGATCCATCTGTCACGGAGTTAGACAAGATCAGACAAAGTGCCTGTATCATTGTGAACGAAGACGTGAAAGTGGAGGGTGAAATCGGAAAAATGGTCATTCCCGGTGGTAAGTATGTGGTGGGACACTTTGAGATTGGAACCGATGAGTTCCAGAAATCATGGAACACTATGTGCAAGTGGTTTACGGAAAGTGGGTATCAACAAGCTGACGGGTGTACGTATGAACTATATCACAATAGTCACCGGACACATCCTGAGAATAAGCATATTGTGGATATCTGCATACCGATAAAGCCTTTGTAA
- a CDS encoding RteC domain-containing protein — translation MENFVKNIKQDIEVEIKRIEQQDIDILDKIKQIVGFIQTSLARLKAAVADYQFINPEEEILFFKVRKPQISGLLIFYIRLYQIEKNRIGKSPSAQYKYLKEEYESLKNVSSDKNFYNYYQSGKTDSDHLYFMRKHYDILSDVHCHSLDRDTSFSTLHDSSVAEILANKQLTHYLSTEIDALSEKLHLKFTSIIENKLLQWTESKVSLVEFIYALYAGKCFNNGNTNLKDIAFCCETLFDIEIGDFYRIFLEIRNRKKSRTQFLDKLKEKITQMMDELDR, via the coding sequence ATGGAGAATTTCGTAAAGAACATTAAGCAAGATATAGAAGTAGAAATCAAAAGAATTGAGCAACAAGATATTGATATTCTTGATAAGATAAAGCAAATAGTCGGCTTCATACAGACTTCACTCGCCCGGCTAAAAGCAGCCGTTGCGGATTATCAGTTTATTAATCCCGAGGAGGAGATTCTTTTCTTTAAAGTCCGGAAACCACAAATATCCGGTCTACTGATATTTTATATCCGTCTGTATCAGATTGAAAAGAACCGGATTGGGAAATCACCGTCAGCTCAATATAAATATCTGAAGGAAGAATACGAAAGTCTGAAGAACGTCTCTTCAGACAAGAATTTCTATAACTATTATCAATCCGGTAAAACCGACTCAGATCATCTGTATTTCATGAGAAAGCATTATGATATCCTTTCAGATGTTCACTGTCACTCGTTGGACAGAGATACTTCTTTTTCCACCTTGCATGATTCCAGCGTAGCAGAGATTTTAGCAAATAAGCAACTCACTCACTATCTCTCCACGGAGATTGATGCGTTATCGGAGAAACTACACCTTAAGTTCACCTCCATCATAGAAAACAAACTATTGCAATGGACGGAAAGTAAGGTTTCATTGGTAGAATTCATTTATGCACTATATGCCGGAAAATGCTTTAATAATGGCAACACGAACCTGAAAGACATCGCTTTCTGTTGCGAAACTCTCTTTGATATTGAGATTGGTGATTTCTACCGGATATTTCTTGAAATCAGGAACAGGAAGAAAAGCAGGACACAATTTCTGGATAAACTGAAAGAGAAAATAACCCAAATGATGGACGAACTTGACAGGTAA
- a CDS encoding AraC family transcriptional regulator, which yields MDGNSYIYTDLSALPADEHEAYLAEGFGGVCTGGTAVIEVFSTSCRISKNDLVTVLPLQSVSIREVSPDFSMTFFKIDKTMFLDTMSSLGKITPDFFFYMRKNFQFRLTRAEVQRFLSFCRVIDFRNSSGDPAFRRETILHLLRIFYWDFYVHFHKTVSREGAPVPLNSNKENIAFRFAMLVYEHYKQHKEMAFYADKLCITPQYLTRVVQEVNGQSARELLAGHVVLEVKALLRDANLEIKDIVRQTGFSNQSSLSRFFRRHTGMSPTEYRRTIHIIR from the coding sequence ATGGATGGCAATTCTTATATATATACCGATCTCTCTGCTCTTCCTGCAGATGAACATGAAGCGTATTTGGCAGAAGGATTTGGTGGGGTTTGCACAGGTGGAACGGCTGTAATAGAGGTTTTTTCAACCAGCTGCCGAATATCCAAAAACGACCTGGTGACAGTTTTGCCGCTACAGTCAGTGTCAATCCGTGAGGTAAGTCCCGATTTCTCCATGACTTTTTTCAAAATAGATAAAACGATGTTCTTGGATACCATGAGTAGCTTGGGGAAGATCACTCCTGATTTTTTCTTTTATATGCGGAAGAATTTCCAGTTTCGGTTGACTCGGGCTGAAGTTCAGAGATTTCTTAGTTTTTGCCGTGTAATTGATTTTCGGAACAGTTCTGGCGATCCCGCTTTCCGGCGGGAAACCATATTACACTTGTTGCGTATCTTTTATTGGGATTTCTATGTTCATTTCCACAAGACCGTAAGCCGGGAGGGAGCACCTGTTCCCTTGAATTCTAATAAGGAGAACATTGCTTTCCGGTTTGCAATGCTGGTCTATGAGCACTATAAGCAACATAAAGAAATGGCATTTTATGCGGATAAGCTGTGCATAACTCCTCAATATCTGACCCGAGTTGTTCAGGAGGTAAATGGCCAGTCAGCCCGCGAGTTACTTGCAGGTCATGTTGTACTTGAGGTGAAGGCATTGCTTCGGGACGCTAATCTTGAGATAAAAGATATTGTGCGGCAGACGGGCTTTTCAAACCAATCGTCGCTAAGTCGCTTTTTTCGCCGGCATACGGGTATGTCTCCGACAGAATACCGGCGTACAATTCATATTATTCGATAA
- a CDS encoding DJ-1/PfpI family protein encodes MRLLVFLAKGFETIEFSAFIDVMGWAKTDFDCDIETVICGLNSKVVGSFNVSVLVDKTIEEVSADDYDALAIPGGFEEFGFYEEAYNEKLLDLIRQFNSQKKWIATVCVGALPVGKSGVLTGRRATTYHLRGAHKQKVLQEFGVTIVNEPIVVDDNIITSYCPQTSYGVALLLLEKLTSFREMTLVKEAMGF; translated from the coding sequence ATGAGATTATTGGTATTTCTTGCTAAGGGGTTTGAAACCATCGAGTTTAGTGCTTTTATTGACGTCATGGGTTGGGCGAAGACCGACTTTGACTGTGATATAGAAACCGTTATCTGTGGTTTGAACAGTAAAGTTGTGGGTTCTTTCAATGTTTCGGTTTTAGTAGATAAAACCATAGAAGAAGTTTCTGCGGATGATTATGATGCCCTTGCCATACCCGGTGGTTTTGAAGAATTTGGCTTTTATGAAGAAGCTTATAATGAAAAGCTCCTGGATTTGATTCGCCAATTCAACTCTCAAAAGAAATGGATTGCAACAGTCTGTGTAGGAGCCTTGCCTGTCGGGAAAAGTGGAGTTCTGACTGGCAGGAGGGCAACCACCTATCACCTCAGAGGTGCGCATAAACAGAAAGTCCTTCAAGAATTTGGAGTGACTATCGTTAATGAGCCTATAGTGGTGGATGATAATATCATAACTTCCTATTGCCCTCAAACATCGTATGGCGTGGCCCTTCTGCTGCTGGAAAAGCTGACCTCTTTCCGTGAGATGACTTTAGTGAAAGAGGCCATGGGGTTCTGA
- a CDS encoding glycoside hydrolase family 3 N-terminal domain-containing protein gives MKRGITLCIAVSLCAGVYAGNNPDIYKKGWIDFNKNGVKDIYEDPSAPIEARVKDLLSQMTLEEKTCQMATLYGAGRVLKDSLPTEKWKDEIWKDGIANIDEQANGLGRFGSSLSYPYVNSVENRQTIQRWFVEQTRLGIPVDFTNEGIRGLCHDRATMFPAQCGQGATWNKELISEIAQVTAEEAKALGYTNIYSPILDIAQDPRWGRVVECYGEDPFLVGELGKRMIKGLQQEGLVATPKHFAVYSIPVGGRDAGTRTDPHVAPREMRTLYIEPFRKAFCEAGALGVMSSYNDYDGEPITGSYHFLTEILRHEWGFKGYVVSDSEAVEFLYSKHNVAADAVDGAAQVVNAGLNVRTNFTLPENFIRPLRQAISEGKVSMQTIDSRVADVLRVKFGMGLFDNPYKGDAKHPEKVVHSKEHQAVSMRAALESIVLLKNENNILPLSKDLKKVAVIGPNADEVQNLICRYGPANAPIKTVYQGIKEYLPDAEVRYAKGTDIIDKYFPESELYEVPLDQEEQAMMDEAVALAKESDVAIMVLGGNEKTVREEYSRTNLDLCGRQEKLLQAVYATGKPVILLLVDGRAATINWAERYIPGIVHAWFPGEFMGDAVAQVLFGDYNPGGKLAVTFPRSVGQIPFAFPFKPGSDSKGFVRVTGTLYPFGYGLSYTTFAYSDLKIENPVIGVQGSVKLNCKVKNTGKVAGDEVVQLYLHDEMSSVTTYVKVLRGFERIHLEPGEEKVIDFVLTPQEIGLWNKDNHFVVEPGTFAVMVGSSSQDIRLQGKFEVK, from the coding sequence ATGAAAAGAGGAATCACTTTATGTATTGCTGTATCGCTTTGTGCGGGTGTGTATGCGGGTAATAATCCCGATATATATAAGAAAGGCTGGATTGATTTTAACAAGAACGGGGTAAAGGATATCTACGAAGATCCTTCGGCACCGATAGAGGCAAGAGTAAAAGACCTGCTGTCGCAGATGACACTGGAAGAGAAAACTTGCCAGATGGCTACCTTGTACGGGGCCGGCCGTGTACTGAAAGATTCTCTCCCCACTGAGAAGTGGAAAGATGAAATCTGGAAGGACGGTATAGCCAATATAGATGAACAGGCCAATGGCTTGGGACGTTTCGGTTCTTCTTTATCATACCCTTATGTGAATAGTGTAGAAAATCGGCAGACCATTCAGCGATGGTTTGTGGAGCAGACCCGGCTGGGAATACCTGTCGATTTCACCAACGAAGGTATTCGCGGACTTTGCCATGACCGGGCCACCATGTTCCCTGCCCAATGCGGACAGGGGGCTACCTGGAATAAGGAACTGATCAGTGAAATAGCTCAGGTCACCGCTGAAGAAGCAAAAGCATTAGGTTATACTAATATTTATTCTCCTATTCTGGATATTGCACAAGATCCGCGTTGGGGACGTGTAGTAGAATGCTATGGAGAAGATCCTTTTCTGGTGGGAGAGCTTGGAAAACGGATGATTAAAGGACTTCAGCAAGAAGGACTGGTTGCCACTCCCAAACACTTTGCAGTATATAGTATCCCTGTCGGTGGGCGTGATGCCGGTACCCGTACCGATCCACATGTAGCACCGCGCGAGATGCGGACTCTTTATATCGAACCTTTCCGCAAGGCTTTCTGCGAAGCCGGAGCATTGGGAGTCATGAGTTCGTATAATGACTATGATGGTGAACCGATTACCGGAAGCTATCATTTCCTTACTGAAATACTTCGCCATGAATGGGGCTTCAAAGGTTATGTAGTGTCTGATAGTGAAGCGGTGGAGTTTCTCTATTCCAAGCATAACGTAGCTGCCGATGCTGTAGATGGAGCTGCCCAGGTAGTAAATGCAGGATTGAATGTGCGTACTAATTTTACTCTGCCCGAGAACTTCATTCGTCCGCTTCGGCAGGCTATTAGTGAAGGAAAGGTTTCCATGCAGACGATTGATAGCCGTGTAGCTGATGTGTTGCGGGTGAAGTTTGGGATGGGATTGTTTGATAATCCTTATAAAGGAGATGCAAAACATCCTGAAAAGGTGGTGCATAGCAAGGAACATCAGGCGGTATCCATGAGAGCGGCTTTAGAATCCATCGTTTTATTGAAGAATGAAAATAATATCCTGCCACTCTCCAAAGATTTGAAGAAAGTAGCAGTGATTGGTCCCAATGCGGATGAAGTGCAAAACCTGATTTGCCGTTATGGTCCGGCTAATGCTCCGATAAAGACGGTATATCAGGGGATAAAAGAGTATTTGCCTGATGCAGAGGTGCGTTACGCAAAAGGAACAGATATTATTGATAAATATTTTCCGGAGAGTGAGCTTTACGAAGTGCCATTGGATCAGGAGGAACAGGCTATGATGGATGAGGCTGTAGCCTTGGCAAAGGAATCGGACGTAGCTATCATGGTACTGGGAGGAAATGAGAAGACGGTGCGTGAGGAATATTCCCGTACCAATCTGGATCTGTGCGGACGGCAGGAAAAACTGTTACAAGCTGTATACGCAACGGGCAAACCTGTAATCCTGTTACTGGTAGACGGACGTGCCGCCACCATCAATTGGGCTGAACGTTATATTCCGGGTATCGTACATGCCTGGTTCCCGGGAGAATTTATGGGAGATGCCGTGGCACAGGTACTTTTCGGTGATTACAATCCGGGTGGTAAACTGGCGGTAACCTTCCCTCGTTCGGTAGGGCAGATACCTTTCGCTTTTCCTTTTAAACCGGGTTCCGATTCAAAAGGTTTTGTACGTGTTACCGGTACGCTTTATCCTTTCGGATATGGTTTGAGCTATACTACTTTTGCTTATAGTGATTTAAAGATAGAGAATCCGGTCATTGGTGTACAAGGTAGTGTGAAGCTGAATTGTAAAGTGAAGAATACAGGAAAAGTTGCGGGAGATGAAGTCGTTCAGCTTTATCTGCATGACGAGATGAGTTCTGTGACTACATATGTAAAAGTATTGCGTGGCTTCGAACGTATCCATCTGGAACCGGGCGAAGAAAAAGTGATTGATTTCGTACTCACCCCGCAAGAGATAGGATTATGGAATAAGGATAATCACTTCGTAGTAGAACCGGGTACGTTTGCTGTAATGGTAGGAAGTTCTTCACAAGATATTAGGTTGCAAGGGAAGTTTGAAGTGAAATAA